In the genome of Massilia sp. UMI-21, the window GTAGGCGTCGGCCAGGCTCTGGAGGCGGCCGATCGGCGCCGCGGCGGCGGCCGGGTCCGGCGCCAGCACGACGTCACGCACGGCAATGGCGCGGTCGCGTACGCTGGTGCGCAGTTCGGCCGCGTAGCGCTGCTTGATGCCGCTGACTTCATCGATACGGAACAGCAGCTGCTCGATCTGCCCCGCGCGTGCTGCCGCCAGCACGGCCAGGGCGATCATCAGGAGGACCACGGCGCCGTAGCCGATGGCCAGCCGCGCGCCGGTGGAAAGGGGCTTCGTCGTCATGTTGGGTGTCATTGATGGCAAAGGGAACTGCGCCTGGGGGACGCTGATACTTTCTCCTAAGCAATGCAGTGACTATAACATGCTCCCTGTATGGATTGACGGTGCTTTCAGTTCAAGTTAAGTAAAACCGGCGGCAGTGTTGCGTCCATGCCAATCTGCCGCCTCGCGCGCCAGCGTCCCGCCTACTTGACGAGCGCCGCCGCCGTCACGAAGCTGGGGCGAATGTCATTGGGCACGCCCGGTTTCAGCTTGTCGAGCGCCTTCTGCACTTCCGGACGGATCACCACATACCTGGCCATCATCTGCTTGGCCGCGGCATAGTCGCCGGTGGCTTCGATGGTCAGGAATTCACGGTCGAGATCGGCAACGGCGCCCTTGATCTTCTTGAAGTCCACGGAGAAGGTGCCGTCGCCGTTGGCCACGAACGCGCCCTTGTCGAGCAGGTAGTTCACCTGGATCGCCATGCCGCGCGCATGCGAGGAGCTCAGCCCGAAGTGCAGGGTGCGGAAAGCGGATGCCAGGAAGGTGTTGTACAGCTTGCGCTCGGCGGCCGGCCCCTGTCCCAGCGTGTCCTTCAGCAGGCCCTTGTCCATCATGTAGCCCAGCGCCCACAGGCCGGTGATGTCGGCCTTGGCTTCCTCGATGGTCGAGTAGGCGTCCTTCAGGTCCTGGCGCGGGGTCGATTCCTTGCCGTCCTTCCTGGTCGTATGCGGGCCGAGGCCGTGCATGATCTCGTGCGCCAGGATGTGGGTGAAGAAGGAATCGAAGTCGAGGTCCTTCTGGTCTTGCGGGCGCAGCACCAGCTTCGAGATGGGCTTGAGGGTCGATTCGAACTTCGCTTCCTGCACGTTCTTGAGCATCACGCGCTTGGAGCCGCGCTCGCGGATCACGCGCTCGTCGTTCGGCAGGTTGTAGGCCGCGGTCTGTACGCCCATGTTGCCGTCGCCGGCGCCATACACCTGGTTGACCACCACCATCGGCGCGATGGCGCCGACCTTCGGGTTGCGATACTGCCTGGCGAGCGGTAGATTGTCTTCGAGTTCCTGCAGGTGCTTGCCGAAGAAGGCCAGCTTCTGCGTCTCCTGCTGGTCGCGCACGTTCACGTAGGCTTCGAAGGCCGCCTTGTAGCCGAACAGCTCGTCGTTATAGGTTTCGTAGGGGCCGATCGTGATGTCCACCGGCGAGTCCAGGTCCATCCAGGCGAAGTCCGAGGCCAGGTAGTCGTTGGACAGGAAGGCGTCGGCGCGCAGGCTCAGGAATTTCTTGAGCGAGGCATTGTCGGTGAGCGCCGCCGCTTCGCGCAACAGCCTGGCCAGCTGTTCCAGGTCGGCGCGGTATTCGTCCGCATACTTCACGGTGCGGAACTTGCCGTCCGGCCCGGTGCGGATCACGGTGAAGAACCACTGCGCATCGGCCTTCTGCGCGGCGGGCAAGCCGTTCATCCAGCGTTCCAGCGCTTCCTTGCTCGCATTCTCCGGATAGAAGTTGGCGCCCAGCGGCTTCTTGGCCGGGATCTTGATGCCGGCATACTCGGCCGGCATGAAGGAAGTATTGTCGTCGATGATCGACCACGGGCCCTTGTTCAGCCAGAAGGCGTTCTGGCGCGCACGGCCGAGTTCGGAATTGTCCTTCTGCAGGGCGGTCCACAGGGCGGCGTTGCCGGACCAGCGCTGGCGCAGCTGCAGGGTGTCGACGATCCTGGCGGCTTCGATCAGCTTGGCCATCGCGGCGCGGTCGCCCTTCGACAGCTTGGCGGTATCGGCCTTCAGCTCGGCCGGCGCGAAGCGCTTGGCCATGCCGTTCAGCTGCGCGACCGTGGCCGGCTCGGCGCAGGCCGGATTGGCAAAGGCGGCGCCGATGGCCGCGCACAGCACGAGAGGAGCAAGTAGCTTGTTCATGGTGTCTCTGGAATAGTTGTAGTCGAAGGATTGTAATTGGTTCGGTCCGGCCCGGCTCAGCGCAGCGCGGGCCCGCTGTACTTCATCAGCAAGCCCTTCGGGCCCACCGCCCAGCCCCGGGTCGGGCTGGAGAAGCCGACCGTGTTCACCGGCGTCTTGTCGAGTGGGGTCCAGCTCCGGCCGGCATCGCGCGAGTATCCCGATCCCGCCAGGCCGGCCGCCACCAGGGTGCGCGGCGCGCCCGGTACCGGCGCCACCACCGACAGATAGCCGGCCGGCGCCACCTCGACCGGCGTCCAGCTCGCGCCGCCATCCGCGCTGTAGGCGCCGTTGATGCCGGCCATGCGGGTTTCCTTGTAGTCGCCGCCGGCGGCGAAGCCTTCTTTCGGATTCAGAAAAGCCACCGAGAACACCCCGCGCGCGGCCGCGCCGGCCGGAATCGGCGTCGAGGACGCACGCCAGGTCTTGCCGCGGTCGGGCGAGTGGAACACGCGCGAGCTGGCGCTGCCGCCGGTGGCGATCCAGGCATCGTCCTGGCCGGCCACGCTCAGGCAGGTGCCGCTGGCGGCGAAGGCGCCCTCGTTCGGCAGCGCGTCGAGCCCCTTGGCCGCGACCTCCTGCCAGCTGGCGCCGCCGTCGGCGGTGGTGTAGACCTGGAAGCTGCCCTTGACCGGATCGCCGAACAGGATGCCGTTGTCCTTGTCCCAGAAGGCCATCGCGTCCCAGAAACCCTCGGCCACGCCGTTGGTGACGACCAGGCGCCAACTGGCGCCGCCGTCGGTCGTGCGGTAGATGCGCGAGGCCGCGCCCGGCCCCGCCCCCATCACGACGGCCGTCTTCGCATCGAATGCCTGGATGTCGCGCAAGTCGATCTGCCCGGCCTCCGGCACCTGCATCGCCTGCCAGTGCACGCCGTCGACCGTGCGCAGGACCGTGCCCCTGGCGCCGCTGGCCCAGGCGACCTTGTCGCTGACGACCGACAGGCCGCGCAGTTCGGCGCTGGAGCCGCTGGGGATGGTTTGCCAGGGCGCTGGGGGAGCAGAGGCGAAGGCCGCGTTCGAGGACAGCAGGGCGGCGATGAGCAGGGCACGTGCAGGCAGGGACATGGTTCCTCGGTGGTGGGGTGACGATGGTGCATTGTAGCGCGCCATGCATCCCCCCAGGCAAGGACGGTGCCGCCCCTGTTTACTCTTCGAGCGTGGCGATGGTGGCGACCGGCTCGCCCTGCTCCCAGCCGCCGCCCAGCGCACGCGCCACGGCCACGGTGGCCAGCAGGCGCTGGGTGCGGATCTGGGCCGCCGCGCGGTCCGCCGCCAGCGAGGTGCGCTGGGCATCGGTCACGTCGAGGTAGGTCGACACCCCGCGTTCGTAGCGCGCCTGCGCCACCAGCAGCGCGCGTGCCGCGGCCTGCCGCGCCTGCGCCTGCACCTCGCCCTGCTGCTGGCGCTGCCGCAGGTCCGACAGCGCATCTTCCACTTCGCGCAGGGCGCCCAGCAGACGGGTCTGGTGGTTGGCCACCGCTTCTTCGTAGCGCGCCGTCGACAGCGCCAGGTTGGCGCGGTTGCGGCCGCCATCGAACACCGGCAGCGACAGCGCCAGCGGACCGACGGAAAACTGGCGCGCGCCGCCGCTGACGAGGTCTTCCAGGTGCTTGGAGGCGAAGCCGACATTCGAGGTCAGCGACAGCGACGGATAGAACGCGCCTTCGGCCACGCCCACCTGGGCGTTGAAGGCCTTCAACTGGGCCACGCTGGCCGCCAGGTCGGGACGCTGTCCCACCAGGCTGGCCGGCAGGCCGACCGGAATGCCCGGGGGCAGCGGCAGCTGCGCGCTGTCCGTCGCTGCGGCCATCAAGGGCTGGCTGGGCGAGGCGCCCACCAGCGTGGCCAGCGCGTGTTCGACCGTATTGCGCTGGCGCTGCACCTCGTGCAGGTCGGCTTCGGCATTGGCGCGCTCGATGCGGGCGCGCGAGACATCCAGTTCGTTGGTCAGGCCGGCCCTGAAGCGGGCTTCGACGATGTCCTGGGCTTCGCGCCGTGCGGCCAGCGCGTTCTTCAGGACCGCCAGCTCGGCGTCCAGGCCGCGCAGCTGCCAGTACGAACCCGCCACCTGGCTCGACAGCAGCAGCAGCACGCCGTCGCGATCGATCTGGGCCGCCAGCGCCTGGGCGTCGGCCGCTTCCACCACGCGCCGCACCCGGCCCCACAGGTCGAGCTCATACGAGAACGAGGCGCCGACGCTGAAGTTGTTGCCTTCGATCGAACGGCCGCCCAGCGCGATGCCCTGCGCGGTCTCGGCGGAGGTGCGCGCGTTCGACACGCCCGCCCCCACCGCCACGTTCGGCGCCTGGCCTGCGCGCAATACGCCCAGCTGGGCGCGGGCCTGCAGCAGGCGCTGCGCCGCCGCCTGCACGCCCGGATTGTCGCGCAGGGCGCGCTGCTCCAGGCGGTCGAGGGTGGCGTCGCCGAATACCGTCCACCACCGCGAGGGCAGGCGCGCCGCGTCAGCCGCCGGCGCCGCATGGCGGAAGGCCGCATCGGACGCGCCGGCCGGGGCCTGGAAATCGGGACCGACGGTGGCGCAGCCGCCGAGGGCGGCGGCGAGCGCGGAGACCAGTACGAGCTTGTTCAACATAGGCATATTCTTCATGACTCTCTTCATTCTTGATCAGTGGGCGCCCGACGCGCCGCCCGGCGACTTCACCTTGTCCGCCAGCCAGATCGCGGCGATGCAGGCGATCAGCACCAGGCCGATGATCCAGAAGCCGTCGTTGTAGGCCATGACATAGGACTCGCGCCGCACGATGCGGTCGAGCATGGCCAGCGCCTGGCCGCTTGCGGTAGCCGGGTCCATGCCGCCCGCAATGAAGCCCTGGGTCAGCTGTTCCAGGCGCTGCTGGGTCGGCAGCGCGTAGTTCGAGACCGCTTCGCCCAGGCGCGCCGAATGAAAGTGCTCGCGCGTGGTCAGGGCCGTCGCCAGCAGCGCGATGCCGATCGAGCCGCCCAGGTTGCGGGTCATGTTGAACAGGCTCGAGGCCGACGGCATGTCCTTCGGCGGCAGTCCCTGCATCGCGAAGTTCGACAGGGTCAGCATCACGAAGGGCTGGCCGATCGCGCGGATGATCTGGGTGACCATCAGCTGGTCGTAACCGGTGCTGGCGTCCATGAAGGCGTTCATCAGGCAGGAGCCGCCGAACAGCAGCAGGCCGAAGGAGCACAGGATGCGGTTGTCGACTTTCGAGGAAAGCGCCGCCGCGAACGGCATCACGAGCAGCTGCGGCAGACCGACCCAGGCGATGACTTCGCCGATCTGCATCGGCGTGTAGCCCGCGATCTGGCCCAGGTACAGGGGCAGCAGGAAAGAGGATCCATATAAACCCATGCCGGTGACCGCCGACAGCACGGTCGCGACCAGGAAGTTGCGCTGGCCGTAGAGGCGCAGGTTCACGAAAGGGTCGGGCCGCGAGAAGCTTACCGCCACCCAGCCCAGGATGCCCACCAGCGACAGCGATGCGAAGCTCACGATGAACGAGGACTCGAACCAGTCCTTCGAATTGCCCTCTTCCAGGAAGATGGTCAGGCAGGCCAGGCCCATCGCCATCAGGCCGATGCCGAGCCAGTCGGCATGGAACAGGGTCTTCAGGTTCGGCTTTTCCTTGTCCATCCCATACAGCATGCCGGCGATCAGGAGCACGCCCGGGACCCAGTTGATGTAGAAGATCGAGGGCCAGCCGTACAGCTCGGACAGGTAGCCGCCCAGGGTCGGGCCCATGGCCGGCGCCAGCGTGGCGGTGAGGCCGAAGATGGCCATGCCGACCGCGCGCCTGGATGCGGGCAGGCGCGTCACCACCAGCGTCATCGCCATCGGAATGAGGGCGCCGCCGGTGAAGCCCTGCAGCATGCGGAACACGATCATGCTTTCCAGGTTCCACGCCGCGCCGCACAGGGTCGAGAACACCAGGAACAGCGCGGTGGTGCCGATCATGTAGTTGCGCGCGCCGAGTGCGCGGGTAAACAGCGCGGTCATCGGGATCACGACGATCTCGGCGCACAGGTAGGCGGTCGAGATCCACGAGCCTTCTTCCTGCGTGGCCGACAGCGAGCCGAGGATGTCGCGCAGCGAGGAATTGGTGATCTGGATGTCGAGCACCGCCATGAAGGCGCCCAGCATGCCGGCGGCCACGGCGATCCAGGTGCGCGCGTCGATATGGGCGCCGTCGACCGGCGCGCCCGGGGCGGCGGCGGGCACGGCGGCCTTGCTGAGGCTGGTCATTGCGGATCCTTGGGGGACGACTTAGTGCGCCACAGCCGCGGTCCGGGTGGGCGCGGGCTCCTGGCCCAGTTCCACCTCGGCCACCACCGACATGCCCGGCACCAGGCGGCCGGCGTATTTCTTCACGTCGGCCGGGTCGAGCACGATCTTGACCGGCACGCGCTGGACGATCTTGGTGAAGTTGCCGGTCGCGTTATCGGCCGGCAGCAGCGCGAACTGGTTGCCCGAGGCCGGCGAGAAGCTGTGCACGCGTCCTTCAAGGTGCTTGCCGGGCAGCGCGTCGACTTCGAGCTCGACCTTCTGGCCCGGCGCCAGGCCGGCCAGCTGGGTTTCCTTGAAATTGGCGGTGACCCAGACCTCGTCCTCGACCACGGCCAGCAACTGCTGGCCCGGCTGCACGCGCGAACCGACTTCGACGCTGCGCCTGCCGACGCGGCCCGCCACCGGCGCCACGATCCGGTTGTAGGCCAGCTGCTGGCGCGCGTCCTTCAGTTGCGCCTGCAGCACCTTGACCTGGGCCTCGAGCACGTCGCGGCCGGCAGCGGCGGCCAGCACCTGGGCGCGCGCCGCGGCGGCGCCGTCGCGGCGGGCCGCCACATCGGCGTCGGCAGCGGCGCGCGCGGCGCGCGAGGCATCGACTTCCGCCTTCGAGACTGCCTTCATGGTCTCGTTGTACAGCTGGCCGAAGCGCTCGGCGTCCTGGCGCGCACGCACCAGCTGGGCCTCGGCCTGGCGGACCTGGGCGCCGGCGGCGTCGGCCTGCGCCCGCACCTGCGCCACCTGGGCGTCGGCCTGGGCGATCTGCTGCTGGGCGCTGGCGATCTGCGCCTCGATCTGCTCGACCCGCACGTGGTGGTCGGCCGGGTCCAGCTCGGCAATCACGTCGCCCGCCGCCACCTTCTGGTTATCGTCGACCAGCACGCGCGTCACCACGCCCGCCACCCGCGAGGACACCGGGTGCACGCGGCCGGTGACATAGGCATTCTCGGTCTCGACAAAGTGACTGCTGCGGTACCACATGCGCCCGCCCGCGCCGAGGGCGACCAGGGCGATCAGCGCCACCACGCCCAGCACGCGCTTGTTGGGCGGCGTCTTGCCGGGCGCCGCCGGTGCCGATCCGGTAGTCGGGACTGCCGGCTGGCCTGCAGCCGGGGTGTGCGATTCTGCCATGGGGTGGAACTCCGCTGAAAATGAAATGGGTCGTGCGCATTATTCGCCAAGCGCCTGGCGAAGTCAAGAAATGAAACGGTTGCATTTCATTTTGAGGTCGATTACATTACCCACCATGAGCAAAGCGATTCCCGATCCCAGCCCGCCCCTGAAGTCCGCCGGCCGCCCCAAGGCCTCGGAGGTCGCGGCGCGCACCCGGGAATTGATCGAGGTCGCCGGTTGCCTGTTCCTCAAGCATGGCTACACCGGCGTGAGCCTGGAAACCATCGCCCGCGAGGCGCGGGTGGCGGTACGAACCATCTATGTGAAGTTCGGCGGCAAGGCCGGCCTGCTCAAGGCCGTGCTGGCAGCGCGGCGCGCGCGCTTTTTCCCGGCCGAGAAGATGGACGTGGACCAGCGCCCGGTGCGCGAAGTCATCGGCGAGTTCGCCGGCTATTTCTACGACATGCTGTGCGAGCCCGATGCGATGACCCTGCAGCGTGTGGTCATGGCGGAAGCCGGCAGCAATCCGGAACTGGCGGACGCGTTCTATGAAGCCGGCCCGCGCATGACGCGCGAGATGCTCGAGCGCTACTTTGCGCGCCCGGACGTACGCGCGCAGTTGCGGGTCGACGTGCCGCTGACCCTGCTGCCCTCGCACCTGATCGCCTGCATCGTCGGCGACCCGGTGGTGCGCTACCTGTTCCCGGAGCGGGAACCAGGCCGCGAAGAAGCGCATCGCCTGCTTTCCGAACGGCTAGAGTTGTTTTACCGCAGCATTTTTTGACCAGATGGTCAAACTTGGGTCTGTGCGGCATCGCACCGACCTGGAGCAAGTACTTGTGACATTCTGACATCCTTATCAAGGAGGATGT includes:
- a CDS encoding efflux transporter outer membrane subunit, which encodes MLNKLVLVSALAAALGGCATVGPDFQAPAGASDAAFRHAAPAADAARLPSRWWTVFGDATLDRLEQRALRDNPGVQAAAQRLLQARAQLGVLRAGQAPNVAVGAGVSNARTSAETAQGIALGGRSIEGNNFSVGASFSYELDLWGRVRRVVEAADAQALAAQIDRDGVLLLLSSQVAGSYWQLRGLDAELAVLKNALAARREAQDIVEARFRAGLTNELDVSRARIERANAEADLHEVQRQRNTVEHALATLVGASPSQPLMAAATDSAQLPLPPGIPVGLPASLVGQRPDLAASVAQLKAFNAQVGVAEGAFYPSLSLTSNVGFASKHLEDLVSGGARQFSVGPLALSLPVFDGGRNRANLALSTARYEEAVANHQTRLLGALREVEDALSDLRQRQQQGEVQAQARQAAARALLVAQARYERGVSTYLDVTDAQRTSLAADRAAAQIRTQRLLATVAVARALGGGWEQGEPVATIATLEE
- a CDS encoding DHA2 family efflux MFS transporter permease subunit encodes the protein MTSLSKAAVPAAAPGAPVDGAHIDARTWIAVAAGMLGAFMAVLDIQITNSSLRDILGSLSATQEEGSWISTAYLCAEIVVIPMTALFTRALGARNYMIGTTALFLVFSTLCGAAWNLESMIVFRMLQGFTGGALIPMAMTLVVTRLPASRRAVGMAIFGLTATLAPAMGPTLGGYLSELYGWPSIFYINWVPGVLLIAGMLYGMDKEKPNLKTLFHADWLGIGLMAMGLACLTIFLEEGNSKDWFESSFIVSFASLSLVGILGWVAVSFSRPDPFVNLRLYGQRNFLVATVLSAVTGMGLYGSSFLLPLYLGQIAGYTPMQIGEVIAWVGLPQLLVMPFAAALSSKVDNRILCSFGLLLFGGSCLMNAFMDASTGYDQLMVTQIIRAIGQPFVMLTLSNFAMQGLPPKDMPSASSLFNMTRNLGGSIGIALLATALTTREHFHSARLGEAVSNYALPTQQRLEQLTQGFIAGGMDPATASGQALAMLDRIVRRESYVMAYNDGFWIIGLVLIACIAAIWLADKVKSPGGASGAH
- a CDS encoding HlyD family secretion protein, producing MAESHTPAAGQPAVPTTGSAPAAPGKTPPNKRVLGVVALIALVALGAGGRMWYRSSHFVETENAYVTGRVHPVSSRVAGVVTRVLVDDNQKVAAGDVIAELDPADHHVRVEQIEAQIASAQQQIAQADAQVAQVRAQADAAGAQVRQAEAQLVRARQDAERFGQLYNETMKAVSKAEVDASRAARAAADADVAARRDGAAAARAQVLAAAAGRDVLEAQVKVLQAQLKDARQQLAYNRIVAPVAGRVGRRSVEVGSRVQPGQQLLAVVEDEVWVTANFKETQLAGLAPGQKVELEVDALPGKHLEGRVHSFSPASGNQFALLPADNATGNFTKIVQRVPVKIVLDPADVKKYAGRLVPGMSVVAEVELGQEPAPTRTAAVAH
- a CDS encoding TetR/AcrR family transcriptional regulator — protein: MSKAIPDPSPPLKSAGRPKASEVAARTRELIEVAGCLFLKHGYTGVSLETIAREARVAVRTIYVKFGGKAGLLKAVLAARRARFFPAEKMDVDQRPVREVIGEFAGYFYDMLCEPDAMTLQRVVMAEAGSNPELADAFYEAGPRMTREMLERYFARPDVRAQLRVDVPLTLLPSHLIACIVGDPVVRYLFPEREPGREEAHRLLSERLELFYRSIF